Genomic DNA from Corticium candelabrum chromosome 5, ooCorCand1.1, whole genome shotgun sequence:
TGGTCAATGGTCTTAGAGAAACTGAAAAAGACATTGGACATTTAGAAAAGTCGAGATCTGTCATACCTAGGGCGAGCACACTTCCTGTCAACATACGCTTTAAGCAAGATATACTACACGGCACACACATATACTATGCCTCATCAAACGTTACAGCAATTCCAAGACATTATATGGGATTTCTTTGGATTAAAACGCCACCACTAATAAAAAGATCGGTGTGTATTTCACGAAGTAGAGATGGAGGACTAGGCATGCCTCATCTCCTTTCTAGACTAATGGCAATACGCCTCCAAACGATCCGACGCTTGTTTGATAAAAAGAATCAAGCAGCTTGGAAAGACCTCGCTCGACAGCAACTATCTCATCTCAGTGGACAATACAACATGGGCTATGCAGTTTTTGCCGCCTCAGGCTGGATGCCCGACCATCGCAACTACACCAAGCTTTCATCCTTTATCGCCAACTTTACATGTCCTGGAGAAAACTTGACGGAGGACGGGATTTTGCCTCTCCTAAGTAATATTGAAGATGCTGCCGAAGAACCTCTGTGAGGAAACCACCTTATAAAAGACCAGTCCAATCGCCCCATACTTCAGCCTTCACTAGCTAGATGTCGCTTCTTCAATGTTAAAGATATATGGACCAAACAACCTCCAGATGCCAGAACGGTCGCGGCAAAATTTTACCCTCAAGTTTTACATGCCTTTCCGCAATCTTGGACTAGCCTTCCCCATCAAGAGCCCTCTTCCGAACATAGAATGCCACATTGACAGGCACGTCTCTGTTTCTTCAGCACAGCCGATAAACCACTGCTACTGTCAGATGTGAATACACGTTTACTGTACCGATGTCTCTTATCTAAACACATAGACCGTCCACCGTGCCAGGAAAAATGGGACGCCTCATACGGACCAATTACGGACAAACAATGGCTCTCACTATGGAATTTTCCTCAAAACATGACGCTTTTACAATAGGACATAGCATGAAAATTTCTGCACCTGGTTCTGTCAACTAACTCAGTCCTCTATAGGGCTAAACTTGCCACAACACGTCAGTGTCCAGCGTGCCACCAGCCAGACGACACCATTGAACATGTATTCAATACTTGCCCAATATGGAAAGGACTCTTACGGCAAGCTTGTCTCTTATTGAGTAGGGTATCCTTAAATCCACCTACGGCTCTCCACCCATtggagctgatgaatgaaacTGGAAACCTAAGAACTTTCTTCGTCTTAACTCTTCGcaatgcatacatacatacaaaaagaAAAACTCTTCCTCCCGTTGGAATTATGAACAGTTTTATGTGGCATCTACGTCGACATATACGaactgtttgtgcaagaaAGTCGGACATATCTTTTTGAAAGCCTTTGGGACcttttgtaaacctagctttagtgtaaagaatttagattgatttagaagttgtaccaacttttaataataacaaaaaaatgtatgtatgtatgtatgtattgggAGGCTCGGAGGATGCCACGAGGTTTTGGTAGCTCCGCCAACCTTACCGATACAGAGTGAATTCCCAAGTCATTTTGGAGAACTTTAGCGACAGAAAGGTATATTAACCTACAGGCTACGTAGATTGCCAGCCTAATTGATCGGAAGACTAACCATgatcaagaagaagaaagaatggcggctgtacagggactatttggtcgcgtggactatttggtcgcgggcaattatctcgctctTATTTGGTTCCCGAAACCGTTTAGCTAGGGCTTTTTTGATTTTGGCCACctgcagggactatttggtcgcgtggactatttgatttcgcatttattgcgcctcaAATCGGCgctctccaactcttacagctgtacgagacggacgcgaacgacgtgacgatggccatgataattttcacgcgtctcccagacgtctcgatgagccaaaatcgagtgcgacctgcttcttcttcgtttgtatttggcttcatatgaataccgaagtcatcacgaccttgtcgatcgcaatttcgcgtgtctggcgtttcgttttgaggcaaatctcggctcgtctggtagcaggcgtgtcgaaagtaggcggagtaagaatgtcttgtgcgttacaaggtaaacaaacatgatgtGATCACGGAGAGTAGAGATGTGGTGATGTGCCTAAGAATGTTTTAGTACGTAGAATGCTGCGGCTAGCTGCAGATTTATGCATCGATCCTGCATGGCATCGATCGATACTTAAGTGCACAGTGACGTATGCCTACTGTCTACGCAAGGAAGACGATCTACGTCTCTGAAAttggttgcgcacgaccaaagatcggtgatgactttcagaacagaagagaaaataagtGAATATATGTAGTTCGAGAAACAACTAATTAAATGTATCTGATGTAAAATCACTTATTTGCACCTGGTCTCTCAGATGGGTattgatggttgtttgtttgcgttgttGTACACTATAAAACGATACGTTTGTTTAGTGAAATCTTGTTTTCTCGTATACATGCATCTTCTGTGTCTTTCTGCCAtttagtctgtccgtctgtctatcttttctTTGATTGGTGACACAGCAAATGTGCTGCAGTAGTATCAGAATatgcagacaagaaaatgaagacaagaactatactaatcagcatgcagctatgcgcatgcatgcagatatgagtgtgtatacagagatgcaatgcaagagtgatcagtggaaaagtgtctaagtttgtctgtctgtctgtctgtctgtctgtctgtcaaagacatttatttgaacattttatctatgatacatttccgcaatgcaaataactatatatgctgtccaactactatcaATGTTCATGAATTAagtaaattcaaaacaaaactcgAAGGAACTAATAGCTCTAAAAACTCTAGAAACTCCAAAAGCAGCTAAATTACGTGCAAAGCCCTAGCtcagtgtcagctagtggctaaagaactgagtggcataaaagtcacttctgttgactccagtcaatgaagaTGACTTCTTAGAGATGACGTTCGCATTGCACTTTTGGAGTTGGACCAAAAAGCGTTTActccagaagtcgataaatTCCGCTGAATTTAGTCTCCCGACTTCgtctgatgacttctttgctatCTTTTATAAGAATCTGCATGCATCAAACTCCCACGTTCCAAAGTGTTCCATTACCAATGGAATTGCACTGACAATTGACCCTCCtggtagttgttgtttgttatattttgCTCTCTTCCTGTCTGCTCCCCTGTctgcagctgtctgtctgtctgtctgtctgtctgtctgtctgtttgtctgtctgtctgtctgtctgtctgtctgtctgactgtctgtctgtctgtccgtctgactgtctgtctacaacTATTACAACTATTATAATACAACTATTATAGCTGCATGGCAGCGAATGGCCAATGCAATGATTTACTTATAGCTGGGGTCTCTTAGTTACGAATAAGCTAATTATTAAGAAATATAATaactaagacagacagacagacagacagacagacagacggacagacagacagacaggcagacagacagacagacagacagacggacagacagacagacagattatatttgaactcttactctattaataacaataggcagacagacagacagacaaacaggcagacagacaaacaggcagacaggcagacaaacagattattatatttgaactcttactctattATTAgtaacaatagacagacagacagacagacagactgactgacacatacagacaggctGTTTTCGCAGATTGCATATCCATCATCGCAGGAAGCCGAGTACAgcatgcagacaacagaccggacaactaattagctaaccgCGGCACATCTCTACACTCCGTGATcagatcatgtttgtttaccttgtaacgcacaagacattcttactccgcctactttcaacacgcccgctaccagacgagccgagatttgcctcaaacgaaacgtcagatacgcgaaattgcgatcgacaaGGTCGTaatgacttcggtattcatatgaagccaaatacaaatgaagaagaagcaggtcgcactcgatttcggctcatcgagacgtctgggagacgcgtgaaaattatcatggccatcgtcacgtcgttcgcgtccgtctcgtacagctgtaagagttggagagcgccgattcgaggcgcaataaatgcgaaaccaactAGTCCAccaccaaatagtccctgcaggtggccgaaaccaaataagccctagttaaacggtttcgggaACCAAATAAGAGCGAGATGattgcccgcgaccaaatagtctcTGTACAGCGGCCAATTGCAAGTTGCAGAGCTAGGCCGTTGTCAGTCAGATTGGTTGCCGAAGGCGTGACAGCAGAAGATTTAGTGAAGGCTTTATTTAAGCAACTGCTGGAAGAGTGTATCATGTGCGTGTCCCACAATAGCAGAAACGTGGCAGATTACCTTGCTGAATGAAGAATCCAAAGAAAAGTTGGTACTGACAGGTCTGATAGTGAATAGTGTTGGGTTGGAAGTAATGCCACTACAAGATCCACCAGCTTTTGTCTCAGTCAAAATGCCCTTTGAAATGGCAGATAATGTCATTATCTCGAGAATAGCAGAAAACGGTCAAGTTGCAAAAATTACAAGGCGTACTTACTCCTTTGCAGGACATGTGGAAACGGGAGTGAGAGTATACAAAGTACAGAATTCAAGAGCATATTTTCCTGAGCGCATAATTTATGGGAGATACAATTTACGTCTGCATGTGCGATATGCTGGACAACTTCCAACATGTTATAGATGCGGAAGCACCACTCATATGATAAAGACTGTCAACAAAAAATGATAAGAATCCTGAAGACCAGCGTAATGAGAATCATGACCATCATCCTGACAAAAACCACGATGTAGAAATgcagcaagaaaacaaagaagaagagaatgTAAAAGAACTGGAAagtcaaacagcaacagaaatgGAACAATCAGAGCAGAATCCTGAAAGTGCAAAGACAACGTGGAACCTCTACAAGAGATGACATGTTCGACAATGGAAACCACCAATCAATCACAAccagaaacagacaaccaaagaGTAAGGGACAAACCAGTCACAAACACGTTACCAGAAACAAAACAGTGTGCACAATCTAATCCAACAGAAAGCACAGCAGATCACAAGCAACAGTCTAAAGAAGGATAACTGAACATGACACTCCGCCAAAATCCTAAAACATCGCAATCACctgacagaaaaacagaatcAAGATCCAGATCTACAACACCATCTATATCACCTGTCAATAGATCACTTGTCATTGAACAGAAGAGCAAACGTCGCTGAAGAAACAGTACCTGTTTTTCTTTTCTAGGGCTTGGGAGACTTTAATAACTATTGGAGACCATTTGCAGAAAGAAAAGGAGTTATTTAACTATGTCAATTTAACAATGGTATCCAACGTATGATTGTAAACTATCTAAACTGAGTCTTAAGAACTCTtttaataaaacagaaaaaatgcatgtgtgtatgtatgtatgcatgtaatCAAAGTGTAAAACAAGTCAACTTATTATTCACAATGCAAGATTTTTGTTTTCACAAAGTTTAAAGTGTAATTCAAATGAAATGCGTCCTGTTAAACCTGATGTTTCCTTTTCACAACACACATATTTTGATTCATGTCTACTATACTGACTCTTATCTGCTGCTTTGTGTCAATATTGATTCACTGTTGacgtttaacttaattaaaattaggCTGCTGTCATTGTTGGCCAAAGTTTGCTTTAACTAACACCTTCCATGACTACAATCGGTTCCACCACATTTGTCAAATAAATAACATGTAAATTTATCATAAAAATTGCTTCCCAACAAACATATTAAACTCCAATTTATTGGTGATATTCTCATGTTTCAATAACGTTATCAAAATACATGTGAAGCAACCAAGCTCTCAGTATAATCATAGTCAGAACTAATCAAAAGACTACAAAGAACACAATGTCTGGCATGTACAGTAGAACTCATAAGTCATTATTTCGAATGAAGCGATTTCCTTCTGAATGCCTACCATAGTACACATAACGACACACACCAAATGAGCCTTTGTGATTTCCTTCTTGAGCTAAACGCTGTGGAAGAGGAGTATATTCACTCTCATCTCTGTCATACCTAGTGGTCTGCTTAGTTGAATCTTCCGATGGTGGATGAACTATCTTCATGAAAGCTCCAACCCTTACAGCTTCCTGACGCTCTTTTGCTGACACAGCCTTTGAATCTAAGAATTTCAACCTTGGAAGTTTGTGAATGAGGAAGTATCTGTATCGCTGATAGTCTTCTTCATCCTTATCAGAACATGAAAGCTCATTTGGACAGCAAATGTTTCCAAGGAGACTCAGAAATGTAATGTTTGGACAATTCTTCAATATATCTTCTAGCAGTGACTCAAGATTAGTGATCAtgtttttgttcattgacAACGTTTCCAGTTTTGGTAAGAGAGGCAAATTAAATCCATCTCGAAGACGATTGTTGTCTAAAATTAACTCTTTGAGCTCCTTGAATTGCCCTATCCCATCCACAGACGTCAAACAGTTGTAGCTCAGATCTAGTCGTCTGGCTACATGAGCATAATGGCGTACAATCCGTGAAGGGAGAGCGACGACGTCCTGCCCTGTGTACGTAAGCAAATCTCCGGACAAAATAGCGCCGTCTTCACCTTGTTCAGCGTTGTCTCGCGCTGTGGCTGGAGACCACCTGTACCCGTCGTTGGGATCCTCTTTTGTGAGCCTTCCTGCTCTTTCCAGAATATCTTCAGACGTCATAGCACGAGAGGAATACACGCCTAGTGCGTCCCTGTTCTTTCGCTTTCCTTCTTTGTTTCACCGGCGGCTGATAACGGTACACAGCAACATCAGCGTCAGACAACGTCTACGCATGCGTCAATGCGCGTACAGAAGCGGAGGAACTAGTAGCActtttgagcatgcgcacacgGATATTGGCGCGGACTTCAAGAAAGCGGTATGACCGACTCATCCGAAAATGCCTTTGCCATGGTGTGTTATAGGAACTAAGAGTATTCTTTGCAAATTATAAACAGGCGTTTTTGCTTGTGTAGGTTCTTTCTAGTGGTGGAGATTTGTTTGATGCAGAACTAGAATCTGATGGCGAAGTATCAAGTCGTGAACGGCGTCCACCACCTTCAGACTACGACGAAAGTGACGCTTGCAGTCTTCTAGCATTAAAACAAAAACGCAAACGGCGCAAAGCAAAGACGTCGAGGAAGAATGCCAAGGTTCACAGACACACGTGACATTTAGATATGTGGTTTGCATGTACCATGAACTGTATGGAAAACTAGGCACCGAACAACCGTTCTAAGAAGCAACTAGAACTTCTTCACAGCGAATCTCAGCGCTTGATGAGAGGTTAGTCTCTGCTTTGATGATACAAGGATTTAAACTCTGGCAACATGCGAGGTTTTCTTCTAGGGAGACCTATAGACTTGCCTCAGTATACGCCTAAACCAAAGAGCCTAGAAGATGTGATTGCGAAAATGAGTACCAAATCATGTAACAAGTTGAAAAGGTAACAGACTTGTACATTTGTATTGTGATAGACGTTATTTGTACAAATTGTACCGGGAAATGGTACAGTGTACTTTGTtgtaaagtcacgtgactgagcgAGTAGCACACTCAGAGGCATGAAGCatttctggtgtgtgtgtgtgtgtgtgtgtgtgtgtgtgtgtgtgtgtgtgtgtgtgtgtgtgtgtgtgtctgtgtctgtgtctgtgtctgtgtgtctgtgtctgtgtctgtgtctgtgtgtgacagttCTAAGCTAACCAGAAAATGAGAATGTCCAATCATTTAATACTAGTCAGATTGTCCAACCAGTTTAAATGTTAGACTAGAATTCAgccatgtctgtttgtgagaAGTTCAAGTAATTTCCTCTGTGCATGCActcaccttgaaccttgaaccttgaattTGTCTATTGTAAAAGCGATGATAGCGGTGTCTTTGAGCATTGAGCTTTGGAGAAATGACTAGaggttcattaattaatgaactgtTACAGAATCGGCTCCTTATAGAAAATTTTGGTGCGACTCGCATACGAAACGCATGCCATGAGGTTCGATTCGCATACCTGTAGCTAATTTACATACTTGAGACATCCTCATGACAGTTGCAGACATTTGCATGCGAAATGTACTGATTCTACATTCGAATGGTATGGATATTCACATGAGAatcgcatgcatgcagtttggTCGTGAGCATGCTCCTAGCTATAgacgtaagtgagaaccgttTGACCGCGATTTCTTGGATTTCTGGTTATATTTTAACCATAACATTCACTTACGAGCTGATATTTGACACACGCACTCTACCTTAGCAAAAACACAGTATAGAATGTTTCCCACAAGAAACAGTGTCTTTACTTTCTTTTTACGCTGTGCTTGTCAGTAATCTGCATTTTTACTTGGTTTCTGATGATTCTCTTGCCCAGGTTGTGAATCACTATCATGAGCGACCTCAGCAGTAGGCCTATACTTGGAGATTTCATTGTTTTCTAATAAAGCCGTTGCAGTaacacagacaagaaagacaagactCTTGTTTGGGTACCTGTAGTAGTTTAGTTTTCGAATCTTCTTTAAAAGCCTCCTTAGTCCTAGCTCTATCCTATTTCTAGCACGAAGACTCTATCGAATTTTCTGTTTTGAGGTGGGTTAGGTGACCATGCAGTGTGATAATAGCTACTGGAGCTGGGGTTACAAAGTGTATCTTTTCTGTGGTGTGTTCTTACATGTCTTTGACTGTTGCTGGACTGTGCTGTAAGTGAAGGTGTAGTTGGTCCTCCTACAGCCGCCGACGCTACACCGCTAAAACAGCTAGACCGTTGAACTGCCGGTTGAGTCCTTGAGTGCCCGCTTAGGTGAACAGTGCatgatggtgattggctacagTGAAGGTTCCCATTCAGCTCCCCCTTCCAAGCTTGCACTGATTGGTTTATTTCGATTCTCCTCAATCCAGGTGCGGATGTTGCAGGTCAGTCACATCTTGTCAGCCTCTGGGTGGTAGCTGATTAGTCTCTAAATGCGCTTATTGCTAGTTTATGGTCAATAAATACTGCCTTTGATAGAGTTTGCGGTTGCTGCCTTGTTTTCTTTGAACGTCAACATAGCCCGGGTAACCGTACAGTACACTACGAATAGTTAGGAAATCTGAACCCAGCCTGAGCTGCCAGGGAACTGATGTGTCTAGTAACGATGTTACTTTGTAGGTCGTCGTATACTACAGGTCTATCTGAAGCGGTGTATGTATACCAAGTGTTGCAGAATTCATGTGATTGGATCGCCTCTAGGTGCGGAACTTGTGATTGCGCATTGTGAGCTATAGCCTCCGCATGGGTAATTGCAATTCGCATGTGATTCGCATGCGAAACCTTCTACTAGAGTGTTGCGGAATTTGTGCAAACGCATCACCGTCACATGCGTAAATGACAATCGCATGAAGATTTTCTATAGGGCTGTGTCTGATGAGGTCGCCTTTCCAACGAAAAATTCTACCACAAGGACAAGATGGTCACTGCCTTTGTTGTTAGCTGCTCAACCATTGGTCCTCTGACATTGACTTATCGCAGAATGTGTGCCACTGAGATCTGTTCTGTGCTAGACTGTACCAATAGACtttttcacagggcgtggcactaacgaCATCATCGCCTACCGCGCGTTGATTTGGTTcacttttgatgcattggcatTTGTTAACGCatgagtctagagccaaagcaacagTTTTTCTTTTCAAACTTTAACCGGTGtgtatagcgatgcatcgaatcaggtgaggcctcattacgactcggctcttgtgtgttttgcatgttttgcagtgatgaacaacctctttctgatctctttcgtgactctaccgtgttattttgagtgatgatttaacattgagacttgagggacgtcaaatgcgggtacaaacgtgcgtacgAAATCTATGATGCGTtttctgtgtggtacgcacttacaaaatggtttggtttgtacctcctgaatacttcctggAACGTGCGGCGTTTAGGGAATGAAAAGACCCTAGGTAGCAAATAGATAAAGTTCTgttaattatataatacaatcaattaatgttgtaataatataattgAGTACTACTATTAAAAATGGTGTacacaatgaaaatgaaattgaacagcaagtggtagtgTATCCTGGAGCATTACACACAAGAGTACAGAACGATAACAAGAGCCAATATATATTGACCTTtacaaactaaaattgatgtcaatgacactaattactattaatttacagtacaaaaattaaatctatagtacaagaggtggatgcaaatttgttagatatgaacaaacagtaaataccTTATATAAAAGATCCATGCTTGAACTAAGTGTAATTTATACCTTGCAAAATGCTATAGTTCGTTACCCGTCTGATCACCCCTCTATGTCTGACTGTAAATAGTTTtgttgcatcaatgatgcaggtcTTTTTTGGGAAAGCCTCTCTAAATGACTGGTAGACTTCGATGTAGAGTATTCCTTGGCAACCACCAGTCAACGTCATTCAAACGGCAATAAAGTTTATCCATGTGaaacttcaaatatttccCCTTTGCAGATACATTGGTACATCCAGGAACACAGCAAATAACCATGATG
This window encodes:
- the LOC134180003 gene encoding leucine-rich melanocyte differentiation-associated protein-like, giving the protein MTSEDILERAGRLTKEDPNDGYRWSPATARDNAEQGEDGAILSGDLLTYTGQDVVALPSRIVRHYAHVARRLDLSYNCLTSVDGIGQFKELKELILDNNRLRDGFNLPLLPKLETLSMNKNMITNLESLLEDILKNCPNITFLSLLGNICCPNELSCSDKDEEDYQRYRYFLIHKLPRLKFLDSKAVSAKERQEAVRVGAFMKIVHPPSEDSTKQTTRYDRDESEYTPLPQRLAQEGNHKGSFGVCRYVYYGRHSEGNRFIRNNDL